A region from the Phycisphaerales bacterium genome encodes:
- a CDS encoding VOC family protein: MSNHARPAPAPVVHFEIGCQSLESTRKFYGEVFGWEYMSGMPNMAMVSNLGGHVEKKTDGIGGHISALGHPPHQYVLFYILVDDIEKTLAQIESRGGSTLIPKQEVPQMGWFAWFKDPEGNVLGLWKAMGM, translated from the coding sequence ATGTCCAACCATGCACGGCCAGCCCCCGCGCCTGTCGTCCACTTTGAGATCGGGTGCCAGAGCCTGGAATCAACCCGGAAGTTCTATGGCGAGGTCTTCGGGTGGGAGTACATGTCGGGCATGCCCAATATGGCCATGGTCTCGAACCTCGGCGGGCACGTGGAGAAGAAGACCGACGGCATCGGGGGGCACATCTCCGCCCTCGGGCACCCGCCGCACCAGTACGTGCTCTTCTACATCCTCGTGGACGACATCGAGAAGACGCTGGCGCAGATCGAGTCGCGAGGCGGGAGCACGCTCATCCCAAAGCAGGAAGTGCCACAGATGGGCTGGTTCGCGTGGTTCAAGGACCCGGAGGGGAACGTCCTGGGGCTGTGGAAAGCGATGGGGATGTAA
- a CDS encoding DNA-directed RNA polymerase subunit omega, translating into MIEALKGEEIVNKVGGRFKLCALIQRRLVQLLEGARPLVERHGRTDLEIVIEEILQDKITSDFDPAAAGLEPAKA; encoded by the coding sequence ATGATTGAGGCGCTCAAGGGCGAAGAGATCGTGAACAAGGTCGGCGGACGATTCAAACTCTGCGCCCTCATCCAGCGCCGGCTCGTCCAACTCCTCGAGGGCGCACGCCCCCTCGTCGAGCGCCACGGCCGCACTGACCTAGAGATCGTCATCGAGGAGATCCTCCAGGACAAGATCACTTCCGACTTCGACCCCGCCGCCGCGGGCCTCGAGCCGGCCAAGGCCTGA
- a CDS encoding DUF3553 domain-containing protein produces the protein MQTKWSKGDRVVHSGRPEWGSGQVMQADPASHEGKACQRLVVRFDRAGLKTLTTAFAPLIPASEAPSLPAAMPSEDEGEANPFAEAVTAGETEAAMLRLPEAATDPFLPLIARAKASIGLYRFGETPGGLLDWAATQTGLKDPMTRFNRHELEEWYRRFRTNLDGHVKKLVRELRKSDPGALSALMAEASPSGKVALRKADGER, from the coding sequence TTGCAGACGAAATGGTCGAAAGGCGATCGGGTGGTGCATTCCGGGCGGCCTGAGTGGGGGAGCGGGCAGGTAATGCAGGCGGACCCGGCCAGCCATGAGGGGAAGGCGTGCCAGCGCCTGGTGGTGCGATTCGACCGGGCTGGGCTGAAGACCCTGACGACGGCGTTCGCCCCGCTGATCCCGGCGTCGGAGGCGCCGAGCCTGCCCGCAGCGATGCCGAGTGAGGACGAGGGCGAGGCGAATCCGTTTGCCGAGGCGGTGACGGCGGGGGAGACCGAGGCGGCGATGCTGCGGCTGCCCGAGGCGGCGACGGACCCGTTTCTGCCGTTGATTGCGCGCGCGAAGGCGTCAATCGGGCTGTATCGGTTCGGCGAGACGCCCGGCGGGCTCCTGGATTGGGCGGCGACGCAGACAGGGCTCAAGGACCCAATGACGCGATTCAATCGGCACGAACTCGAGGAGTGGTACCGGCGTTTTCGGACCAACCTTGATGGGCATGTGAAGAAGTTGGTTCGTGAGTTGCGCAAGTCGGACCCTGGGGCGCTGTCGGCGTTGATGGCCGAGGCGTCGCCTTCGGGGAAGGTGGCGCTGCGTAAGGCGGACGGCGAGCGTTGA
- a CDS encoding YraN family protein, protein MPESPSIPRPNPTPRAWATKLWSTTWTRVWAWAWWGDGWAFQPTSPLARKGERIAARELKGAGYRILATNVRVQGGEADILAEAPTKDPNEPRPLVVIEVKTRRVGPRTPAPEASVTQAKRDRLHKVLKTIQTANNWTHRQAWIEVIAVEVTTDDQGKDRHTIRRFTRVGN, encoded by the coding sequence GTGCCCGAGTCGCCCTCCATCCCGCGACCGAACCCCACACCACGAGCATGGGCCACCAAACTCTGGTCCACAACGTGGACCCGCGTCTGGGCCTGGGCCTGGTGGGGAGACGGCTGGGCCTTCCAACCCACAAGCCCCCTCGCGCGGAAAGGCGAACGAATCGCCGCCCGCGAACTCAAAGGCGCCGGCTACCGCATCCTCGCCACCAACGTCCGCGTTCAGGGCGGCGAGGCCGACATCCTTGCCGAAGCCCCTACGAAGGACCCCAATGAGCCGCGCCCCCTCGTCGTCATCGAAGTGAAAACCCGCCGCGTCGGCCCCCGAACCCCGGCCCCCGAAGCCAGCGTCACCCAGGCCAAGCGCGACCGCCTCCACAAAGTCCTGAAAACCATCCAGACCGCCAACAACTGGACCCACCGCCAGGCCTGGATCGAGGTCATCGCCGTCGAAGTCACCACCGACGACCAGGGCAAGGACCGCCACACCATCCGCCGCTTCACGCGCGTCGGGAACTAA
- a CDS encoding peptidyl-prolyl cis-trans isomerase, translating into MNTSIQMTARLALLLASTTLVACASDSHKPDLSYTDFQNQNPDRQQATTTKSTTNASMTIVGPSIADEGVVDVTASAGPPALSNTPAPMPGTSADGVLIDVIVGDINGRQIAAKSFFVPMADRLRATAQDPNVSLEQWRKTAIDTIGKELVAIVRDELVRADAMAKLTPEMKSMLSLRVSMLADERASKHGGSALRAERMTGVSEQTQRKRDESELLVRKWIQEEIRSKIQITDRDVRLYYEKNNDKYQPPKTYVFRHIVVPAARAENVSSIQSMIDSNIAVDQIASSDLNLNSPSSGAIEERKVPGDRAEAKFYNTESLNTVAREIPIGQWSPPIFNDGYTEWLYLERIDGKSISYEEAQGAIRQFLEAQAFAEAQDLVVKRMMERGNYTAIDTMGQRLLEIAEDWYYKPYAAPKPRRNEAASR; encoded by the coding sequence ATGAACACATCCATCCAAATGACGGCACGACTCGCCCTCCTTCTCGCCTCTACAACCCTCGTCGCCTGTGCTTCCGACTCCCACAAGCCCGACCTCTCCTACACCGACTTCCAGAACCAGAACCCCGACCGCCAACAAGCGACGACCACGAAATCCACCACAAACGCGAGCATGACCATCGTCGGACCCAGCATCGCCGACGAGGGCGTCGTGGACGTCACCGCCTCTGCGGGCCCGCCAGCACTCTCGAACACGCCCGCCCCGATGCCCGGCACCTCCGCCGACGGCGTCCTCATCGACGTCATCGTCGGCGACATCAACGGCCGCCAGATCGCCGCCAAGTCCTTCTTCGTCCCGATGGCCGACCGCCTCCGCGCCACCGCCCAGGACCCCAACGTCTCGCTCGAGCAGTGGCGCAAGACCGCCATCGACACCATCGGCAAGGAACTCGTCGCCATCGTCCGCGACGAACTCGTCCGCGCCGATGCGATGGCCAAACTGACTCCGGAGATGAAGTCCATGCTCTCTCTCCGGGTCAGCATGCTCGCCGACGAGCGCGCCAGCAAGCACGGCGGGAGCGCCCTCCGCGCCGAGCGAATGACCGGTGTTTCAGAACAGACACAGCGGAAACGCGACGAGTCAGAACTCCTCGTCCGCAAGTGGATCCAGGAAGAGATCCGCAGCAAGATCCAGATCACCGATCGAGACGTTCGCCTCTACTACGAGAAGAACAACGACAAGTACCAGCCGCCAAAGACGTATGTCTTCCGCCACATCGTCGTCCCTGCCGCCCGAGCAGAGAACGTCTCCTCCATCCAGTCGATGATCGACAGCAACATCGCCGTCGATCAGATCGCTTCCTCCGATCTCAACCTCAACTCACCATCATCGGGCGCCATCGAAGAGCGCAAAGTCCCGGGCGACCGCGCCGAGGCCAAGTTCTACAACACCGAGTCCCTCAACACCGTCGCCCGCGAGATTCCCATTGGCCAGTGGTCACCGCCCATCTTCAACGACGGCTACACCGAGTGGCTCTACCTCGAACGCATCGACGGCAAGTCCATTTCCTACGAAGAGGCCCAAGGCGCGATCAGACAGTTCCTCGAAGCCCAGGCCTTCGCTGAAGCCCAGGACCTCGTCGTCAAACGCATGATGGAACGCGGCAACTACACCGCCATCGACACCATGGGCCAGCGACTCCTCGAGATCGCCGAAGACTGGTACTACAAGCCCTACGCCGCCCCCAAACCTCGCCGCAACGAGGCCGCAAGTCGATAG
- a CDS encoding DUF1844 domain-containing protein produces MSNEEPKLIVDTDWKAQAQAEKERLAATSAPAGPGAARAGKAGAPGADEPVSFDEIVRMLAIQALTFLGEVPDPRSGQRVLAPEYARLYIDMLGVLEEKTKGNLSAEEAESLTATLGDLRMAYVEITKAVAKAVAEGKIKPSSAGGPMGGAMGGPGGVVGPGMGGGGLGGAGFGGPGKA; encoded by the coding sequence ATGAGCAACGAAGAGCCAAAACTAATTGTTGACACGGATTGGAAGGCCCAGGCGCAGGCGGAGAAGGAGCGGCTGGCGGCGACGAGCGCCCCGGCCGGGCCTGGGGCCGCAAGAGCGGGAAAGGCTGGGGCGCCCGGGGCAGACGAGCCTGTGTCCTTTGACGAGATCGTGCGCATGCTGGCGATCCAGGCGCTGACGTTCTTGGGTGAGGTACCAGATCCTCGGTCGGGGCAGCGGGTGCTGGCCCCGGAGTATGCCCGGTTGTACATCGACATGCTGGGCGTGCTCGAAGAAAAGACGAAGGGGAATTTGTCGGCGGAGGAGGCGGAATCGCTGACGGCGACGCTGGGGGATCTTCGGATGGCGTACGTGGAGATCACCAAGGCCGTGGCGAAGGCCGTGGCGGAGGGGAAGATCAAGCCCAGTTCGGCGGGCGGACCGATGGGGGGGGCGATGGGTGGGCCCGGCGGGGTGGTTGGACCCGGGATGGGCGGGGGCGGATTGGGTGGAGCGGGATTCGGTGGGCCGGGGAAGGCGTAG